One stretch of Manis pentadactyla isolate mManPen7 chromosome 10, mManPen7.hap1, whole genome shotgun sequence DNA includes these proteins:
- the MFNG gene encoding beta-1,3-N-acetylglucosaminyltransferase manic fringe isoform X3: MAGVGKSTQEEEQLEPKLGGWIAGHHKVLGIKRAKLTVSGEGEGWQAPSFRPGKDGLLSPPPPLWQLAPLQRVPPFQPPLGSLGPAPPLGLCCRQGRGQAPQSWRREPSGAGGGLAVLGLHGWASGLGAPATSPPFLSCPQCLPDFCFCLGPLLTSLPAPSGRDLGAKLSGVPGPMQCRILRGLAGALVTLLCMGLLSLWYHSNLSPQGMQETPGLSPPSPRPPELQLHDVFIAVKTTRAFHHSRLELLLDTWVSRTREQTFIFTDSPDKGLQERLGSHLVVTNCSAEHSHPALSCKMAAEFDAFLASGLRWFCHVDDDNYVNPPALLKLLKTFPRTRDVYVGRPSLNRPIHASEPQPHNRTRLVQFWFATGGAGFCINRKLALRMAPWASGPRFVDTSALIRLPDDCTVGYIVGCKLGGHLQPSPLFHSHLETLQLLGAARLPEQVTLSYGVFEGKLNVIKLQGPFSPEEDPSRG, from the exons ATGGCAGGGGTTGGGAAGAGTACCCAGGAGGAGGAACAGTTGGAGCCAAAGCTGGGAGGCTGGATAGCAGGACACCATAAAGTACTGGGTATTAAAAGAGCTAagctgacagtctctggggaggGGGAAGGCTGGCAGGCCCCTTCATTCCGTCCGGGCAAGGACGGCTTGCTgtcgcccccacccccactgtggCAGCTGGCACCCCTTCAGCGGGTGCCTCCTTTTCAGCCACCTCTGGGCTCCCTTGGGCCAGCCCCGCCCCTTGGGCTGTGCTGCCGGCAGGGGCGGGGCCAGGCTCCCCAGAGCTGGCGGCGGGAGCCCAGTGGGGCAGGTGGAGGCCTGGCGGTGCTGGGCTTGCACGGCTGGGCCTCTGGGTTGGGAGCACCAGCTACCAGccctccctttctttcctgcCCCCAATGCCTGCCAGACTTTTGCTTTTGCCTGGGCCCCCTCCTGACCAGCCTCCCTGCTCCGTCTGGGCGGGATTTGGGGGCTAAGCTGTCTGGGGTCCCAGGACCAATGCAGTGCCGGATCCTCCGGGGCCTGGCTGGGGCCCTTGTCACCCTTCTGTGCATGGGGCTCCTCTCTCTATGGTATCACTCCAACCTGTCCCCACAGGGCATGCAGGAGACCCCCGGGCTGAGCCCACCAAGCCCTCGGCCCCCTGAACTGCAGCTGCACGATGTCTTCATTGCAGTCAAGACGACCCGGGCCTTCCACCACTCCCGCCTGGAGCTGCTGCTCGACACGTGGGTCTCCAGGACCAGGGAACAG ACCTTCATCTTCACTGACAGCCCCGATAAAGGCCTCCAGGAGAGACTGG GGTCCCACCTCGTGGTCACCAACTGCTCTGCAGAGCAcagccaccctgccctgtcctgcaAGATGGCTGCTGAGTTCGATGCCTTCCTGGCCAGTGGGCTGAG GTGGTTCTGCCACGTGGATGACGACAACTATGTGAATCCGCCTGCGCTGCTGAAGCTGCTAAAAACCTTCCCGCGGACCCGCGACGTCTACGTGGGACGGCCCAGCCTGAACCGGCCTATCCACGCGTCTGAGCCGCAGCCCCACAACCGCACG AGGCTGGTGCAGTTCTGGTTTGCCACAGGGGGTGCTGGCTTCTGCATCAACCGCAAACTGGCTTTGAGGATGGCCCCATGGGCCAG TGGACCCCGATTCGTGGACACGTCTGCCCTCATCCGGCTGCCTGACGACTGCACTGTGGGCTACATTGTCGGGTGCAAGCTGGGCGGCCACCTGCAGCCCAGCCCCCTCTTCCACTCCCACCTGGAGACCCTGCAGCTGCTGGGAGCCGCCCGGCTCCCAGAGCAG GTCACCCTCAGCTATGGTGTCTTTGAAGGGAAACTCAACGTCATTAAGCTGCAGGGTCCCTTCTCTCCTGAGGAGGACCCCTCCAG GGGGTGA
- the MFNG gene encoding beta-1,3-N-acetylglucosaminyltransferase manic fringe isoform X1: MAGVGKSTQEEEQLEPKLGGWIAGHHKVLGIKRAKLTVSGEGEGWQAPSFRPGKDGLLSPPPPLWQLAPLQRVPPFQPPLGSLGPAPPLGLCCRQGRGQAPQSWRREPSGAGGGLAVLGLHGWASGLGAPATSPPFLSCPQCLPDFCFCLGPLLTSLPAPSGRDLGAKLSGVPGPMQCRILRGLAGALVTLLCMGLLSLWYHSNLSPQGMQETPGLSPPSPRPPELQLHDVFIAVKTTRAFHHSRLELLLDTWVSRTREQTFIFTDSPDKGLQERLGSHLVVTNCSAEHSHPALSCKMAAEFDAFLASGLRWFCHVDDDNYVNPPALLKLLKTFPRTRDVYVGRPSLNRPIHASEPQPHNRTRLVQFWFATGGAGFCINRKLALRMAPWASGPRFVDTSALIRLPDDCTVGYIVGCKLGGHLQPSPLFHSHLETLQLLGAARLPEQVTLSYGVFEGKLNVIKLQGPFSPEEDPSRFRSLHCLLYPDTPWCPQLVAR, translated from the exons ATGGCAGGGGTTGGGAAGAGTACCCAGGAGGAGGAACAGTTGGAGCCAAAGCTGGGAGGCTGGATAGCAGGACACCATAAAGTACTGGGTATTAAAAGAGCTAagctgacagtctctggggaggGGGAAGGCTGGCAGGCCCCTTCATTCCGTCCGGGCAAGGACGGCTTGCTgtcgcccccacccccactgtggCAGCTGGCACCCCTTCAGCGGGTGCCTCCTTTTCAGCCACCTCTGGGCTCCCTTGGGCCAGCCCCGCCCCTTGGGCTGTGCTGCCGGCAGGGGCGGGGCCAGGCTCCCCAGAGCTGGCGGCGGGAGCCCAGTGGGGCAGGTGGAGGCCTGGCGGTGCTGGGCTTGCACGGCTGGGCCTCTGGGTTGGGAGCACCAGCTACCAGccctccctttctttcctgcCCCCAATGCCTGCCAGACTTTTGCTTTTGCCTGGGCCCCCTCCTGACCAGCCTCCCTGCTCCGTCTGGGCGGGATTTGGGGGCTAAGCTGTCTGGGGTCCCAGGACCAATGCAGTGCCGGATCCTCCGGGGCCTGGCTGGGGCCCTTGTCACCCTTCTGTGCATGGGGCTCCTCTCTCTATGGTATCACTCCAACCTGTCCCCACAGGGCATGCAGGAGACCCCCGGGCTGAGCCCACCAAGCCCTCGGCCCCCTGAACTGCAGCTGCACGATGTCTTCATTGCAGTCAAGACGACCCGGGCCTTCCACCACTCCCGCCTGGAGCTGCTGCTCGACACGTGGGTCTCCAGGACCAGGGAACAG ACCTTCATCTTCACTGACAGCCCCGATAAAGGCCTCCAGGAGAGACTGG GGTCCCACCTCGTGGTCACCAACTGCTCTGCAGAGCAcagccaccctgccctgtcctgcaAGATGGCTGCTGAGTTCGATGCCTTCCTGGCCAGTGGGCTGAG GTGGTTCTGCCACGTGGATGACGACAACTATGTGAATCCGCCTGCGCTGCTGAAGCTGCTAAAAACCTTCCCGCGGACCCGCGACGTCTACGTGGGACGGCCCAGCCTGAACCGGCCTATCCACGCGTCTGAGCCGCAGCCCCACAACCGCACG AGGCTGGTGCAGTTCTGGTTTGCCACAGGGGGTGCTGGCTTCTGCATCAACCGCAAACTGGCTTTGAGGATGGCCCCATGGGCCAG TGGACCCCGATTCGTGGACACGTCTGCCCTCATCCGGCTGCCTGACGACTGCACTGTGGGCTACATTGTCGGGTGCAAGCTGGGCGGCCACCTGCAGCCCAGCCCCCTCTTCCACTCCCACCTGGAGACCCTGCAGCTGCTGGGAGCCGCCCGGCTCCCAGAGCAG GTCACCCTCAGCTATGGTGTCTTTGAAGGGAAACTCAACGTCATTAAGCTGCAGGGTCCCTTCTCTCCTGAGGAGGACCCCTCCAG GTTTCGCTCCCTACACTGTCTCCTCTACCCTGATACTCCCTGGTGTCCACAACTGGTGGCCCGATGA
- the MFNG gene encoding beta-1,3-N-acetylglucosaminyltransferase manic fringe isoform X4 encodes MAGVGKSTQEEEQLEPKLGGWIAGHHKVLGIKRAKLTVSGEGEGWQAPSFRPGKDGLLSPPPPLWQLAPLQRVPPFQPPLGSLGPAPPLGLCCRQGRGQAPQSWRREPSGAGGGLAVLGLHGWASGLGAPATSPPFLSCPQCLPDFCFCLGPLLTSLPAPSGRDLGAKLSGVPGPMQCRILRGLAGALVTLLCMGLLSLWYHSNLSPQGMQETPGLSPPSPRPPELQLHDVFIAVKTTRAFHHSRLELLLDTWVSRTREQTFIFTDSPDKGLQERLGSHLVVTNCSAEHSHPALSCKMAAEFDAFLASGLRWFCHVDDDNYVNPPALLKLLKTFPRTRDVYVGRPSLNRPIHASEPQPHNRTRLVQFWFATGGAGFCINRKLALRMAPWASGPRFVDTSALIRLPDDCTVGYIVGCKLGGHLQPSPLFHSHLETLQLLGAARLPEQVTLSYGVFEGKLNVIKLQGPFSPEEDPSR; translated from the exons ATGGCAGGGGTTGGGAAGAGTACCCAGGAGGAGGAACAGTTGGAGCCAAAGCTGGGAGGCTGGATAGCAGGACACCATAAAGTACTGGGTATTAAAAGAGCTAagctgacagtctctggggaggGGGAAGGCTGGCAGGCCCCTTCATTCCGTCCGGGCAAGGACGGCTTGCTgtcgcccccacccccactgtggCAGCTGGCACCCCTTCAGCGGGTGCCTCCTTTTCAGCCACCTCTGGGCTCCCTTGGGCCAGCCCCGCCCCTTGGGCTGTGCTGCCGGCAGGGGCGGGGCCAGGCTCCCCAGAGCTGGCGGCGGGAGCCCAGTGGGGCAGGTGGAGGCCTGGCGGTGCTGGGCTTGCACGGCTGGGCCTCTGGGTTGGGAGCACCAGCTACCAGccctccctttctttcctgcCCCCAATGCCTGCCAGACTTTTGCTTTTGCCTGGGCCCCCTCCTGACCAGCCTCCCTGCTCCGTCTGGGCGGGATTTGGGGGCTAAGCTGTCTGGGGTCCCAGGACCAATGCAGTGCCGGATCCTCCGGGGCCTGGCTGGGGCCCTTGTCACCCTTCTGTGCATGGGGCTCCTCTCTCTATGGTATCACTCCAACCTGTCCCCACAGGGCATGCAGGAGACCCCCGGGCTGAGCCCACCAAGCCCTCGGCCCCCTGAACTGCAGCTGCACGATGTCTTCATTGCAGTCAAGACGACCCGGGCCTTCCACCACTCCCGCCTGGAGCTGCTGCTCGACACGTGGGTCTCCAGGACCAGGGAACAG ACCTTCATCTTCACTGACAGCCCCGATAAAGGCCTCCAGGAGAGACTGG GGTCCCACCTCGTGGTCACCAACTGCTCTGCAGAGCAcagccaccctgccctgtcctgcaAGATGGCTGCTGAGTTCGATGCCTTCCTGGCCAGTGGGCTGAG GTGGTTCTGCCACGTGGATGACGACAACTATGTGAATCCGCCTGCGCTGCTGAAGCTGCTAAAAACCTTCCCGCGGACCCGCGACGTCTACGTGGGACGGCCCAGCCTGAACCGGCCTATCCACGCGTCTGAGCCGCAGCCCCACAACCGCACG AGGCTGGTGCAGTTCTGGTTTGCCACAGGGGGTGCTGGCTTCTGCATCAACCGCAAACTGGCTTTGAGGATGGCCCCATGGGCCAG TGGACCCCGATTCGTGGACACGTCTGCCCTCATCCGGCTGCCTGACGACTGCACTGTGGGCTACATTGTCGGGTGCAAGCTGGGCGGCCACCTGCAGCCCAGCCCCCTCTTCCACTCCCACCTGGAGACCCTGCAGCTGCTGGGAGCCGCCCGGCTCCCAGAGCAG GTCACCCTCAGCTATGGTGTCTTTGAAGGGAAACTCAACGTCATTAAGCTGCAGGGTCCCTTCTCTCCTGAGGAGGACCCCTCCAG
- the MFNG gene encoding beta-1,3-N-acetylglucosaminyltransferase manic fringe isoform X2, which translates to MAGVGKSTQEEEQLEPKLGGWIAGHHKVLGIKRAKLTVSGEGEGWQAPSFRPGKDGLLSPPPPLWQLAPLQRVPPFQPPLGSLGPAPPLGLCCRQGRGQAPQSWRREPSGAGGGLAVLGLHGWASGLGAPATSPPFLSCPQCLPDFCFCLGPLLTSLPAPSGRDLGAKLSGVPGPMQCRILRGLAGALVTLLCMGLLSLWYHSNLSPQGMQETPGLSPPSPRPPELQLHDVFIAVKTTRAFHHSRLELLLDTWVSRTREQTFIFTDSPDKGLQERLGSHLVVTNCSAEHSHPALSCKMAAEFDAFLASGLRWFCHVDDDNYVNPPALLKLLKTFPRTRDVYVGRPSLNRPIHASEPQPHNRTRLVQFWFATGGAGFCINRKLALRMAPWASGPRFVDTSALIRLPDDCTVGYIVGCKLGGHLQPSPLFHSHLETLQLLGAARLPEQVTLSYGVFEGKLNVIKLQGPFSPEEDPSRVAGLLTCWPRAPSRELDHFL; encoded by the exons ATGGCAGGGGTTGGGAAGAGTACCCAGGAGGAGGAACAGTTGGAGCCAAAGCTGGGAGGCTGGATAGCAGGACACCATAAAGTACTGGGTATTAAAAGAGCTAagctgacagtctctggggaggGGGAAGGCTGGCAGGCCCCTTCATTCCGTCCGGGCAAGGACGGCTTGCTgtcgcccccacccccactgtggCAGCTGGCACCCCTTCAGCGGGTGCCTCCTTTTCAGCCACCTCTGGGCTCCCTTGGGCCAGCCCCGCCCCTTGGGCTGTGCTGCCGGCAGGGGCGGGGCCAGGCTCCCCAGAGCTGGCGGCGGGAGCCCAGTGGGGCAGGTGGAGGCCTGGCGGTGCTGGGCTTGCACGGCTGGGCCTCTGGGTTGGGAGCACCAGCTACCAGccctccctttctttcctgcCCCCAATGCCTGCCAGACTTTTGCTTTTGCCTGGGCCCCCTCCTGACCAGCCTCCCTGCTCCGTCTGGGCGGGATTTGGGGGCTAAGCTGTCTGGGGTCCCAGGACCAATGCAGTGCCGGATCCTCCGGGGCCTGGCTGGGGCCCTTGTCACCCTTCTGTGCATGGGGCTCCTCTCTCTATGGTATCACTCCAACCTGTCCCCACAGGGCATGCAGGAGACCCCCGGGCTGAGCCCACCAAGCCCTCGGCCCCCTGAACTGCAGCTGCACGATGTCTTCATTGCAGTCAAGACGACCCGGGCCTTCCACCACTCCCGCCTGGAGCTGCTGCTCGACACGTGGGTCTCCAGGACCAGGGAACAG ACCTTCATCTTCACTGACAGCCCCGATAAAGGCCTCCAGGAGAGACTGG GGTCCCACCTCGTGGTCACCAACTGCTCTGCAGAGCAcagccaccctgccctgtcctgcaAGATGGCTGCTGAGTTCGATGCCTTCCTGGCCAGTGGGCTGAG GTGGTTCTGCCACGTGGATGACGACAACTATGTGAATCCGCCTGCGCTGCTGAAGCTGCTAAAAACCTTCCCGCGGACCCGCGACGTCTACGTGGGACGGCCCAGCCTGAACCGGCCTATCCACGCGTCTGAGCCGCAGCCCCACAACCGCACG AGGCTGGTGCAGTTCTGGTTTGCCACAGGGGGTGCTGGCTTCTGCATCAACCGCAAACTGGCTTTGAGGATGGCCCCATGGGCCAG TGGACCCCGATTCGTGGACACGTCTGCCCTCATCCGGCTGCCTGACGACTGCACTGTGGGCTACATTGTCGGGTGCAAGCTGGGCGGCCACCTGCAGCCCAGCCCCCTCTTCCACTCCCACCTGGAGACCCTGCAGCTGCTGGGAGCCGCCCGGCTCCCAGAGCAG GTCACCCTCAGCTATGGTGTCTTTGAAGGGAAACTCAACGTCATTAAGCTGCAGGGTCCCTTCTCTCCTGAGGAGGACCCCTCCAG GGTAGCTGGACTCCTTACATGCTGGCCCAGGGCTCCCAGTCGAGAGCTGGATCACTTCTTATGA